ctgtgcgtgtgtgtctgtgtgtgtgtgtgtgtgtgtgtgtgtgttttcagaggaGTGATGCACCTCAGTGTTGGCAGCTATGGGATTGAGCCGCTAGACTCCGCCACCGACCAGCACCTGGTGTATCGCCTGCAGGATGTGACATCACAGCCCCGAGGGTGCCAAGCGCCGCACTACGAGCACGGCCCCAACTCTACAGAGCGTGCTCAGGCCAGCTGGGAGGAGATCCCTCACGGGCAGCACAGACGGGTGCGTTTTCCCTCACGCACACGGCGCACGCTGACTTCCTGTACCCTGAACTTTGACCTGTTCCAGCTCTGGAGTCATGCCATCATTGCTTTACAGTTTATGTTGACTTTACATTGACGTCTCGAGCAGCGATGATGGCGCTTCAGCAGCGTGAGCGCCGCCGTGCGCTCTCAGAGAGTAACCGTGTTTCTGTTCCAGGTGAGGAGAGCCGTCCTCCACAAGACGCACTACgtggagctgctgctggtggttgaCAACGAGAGGGTGAGAGCACGACACCGGGTGGAGGTGGACTGCTGCGGCGGGCGGCGTGTAACCGTGTGCTTCTCTCTCCCCAGTTTAACTTCATGAGCAGGAACGCGACGGCAGTGAGGGAGGAGATGGTTCTGCTCGCCAACCTCGTGGACAGCGTGAGTGTCACATGTTTCCTCCACGGCTGAGTTAGCTTTGTGTCACACGGCAACAGGAAGTGACTTTCCTTTCAGCCCGTTTGCTCTTGTGTGGTTAAAAGTAGGAATAAATCAACAAATGTCTTAAAACCCTTTGATGTCCTCACCAAGGAAAAAGcaatggacatttttttgtttgcatttcttatTGATTTGGGGGTAATAACCACAATCaatagtttagtttttaaaatattgatctCTACCAAACGGTTGAGATGCCACTTAATGATAAGAGTATGAAATGTCATGCAAACACAAGTACATTAGATAATACAGCTGAAAAAAGTCAAAGGGCCAAATTCTGATTATATTAATGGAAACTATGCAGGGCATTGGATGGTAGCATTCAGTGAACATTGCTGTTTTCATTCCATCAAAGGAAAGCATTACatcaaacaacaaaatacatgTGCTGCATCCAGGCCACTTCTGACTGAATGCTActgtgcaaaataaaaacagtgccAATCAGCACATCTGCTTGTGGTTTTGGTCGTTGGGGTCTTAGGGTGTAGCTTTGATTCTGTGGTCTTGGAGAGCTGGATCATGGTTGGCCAGCTCGAGATGCTGGCTTGTTAACTTGTAACTTATAACTTGTCTTATACAGGTGTAATAGCATACCAGAAAGTTTAATTCCTCCCATATGCTAATTATACACAGGGATGGTGATCTTTGCGTTGGACTCTTTGCTCCACCGTTTGACCGATGAAAGAAGCACAAACCCACAGGCCTTGTTTAGGAGGTTGACACATTTGTTGTCAAATCATTTCATTGCAATCagaccttcatcagacctgtaaTCACAGGCTGCATGGCCCCTCTtcatcaggtctttgtctgcCATCAGTTTGGTCATACAGTACCAATGCACCTGACACCAGAGGAGGTGTGCAAGTTCTGGACCAAGCAGAAACCTGTGAAGAACCGAGGTTCTTTTATAGGTTTGCAAAGTGTTGTTTACAGCTTTGGCCCCTTAGAGGGAGCTTCTGTTGCTTTCACTCAGGGGAGCATTGAAGAATGTAGATCCTCCTCACACAGCAGCAAGTCGTGGATGATGCCAGATGAACAATTTAAAGCCCCACTCATCTGGTTTGTTGGAAATATACTGGTGAGGAGTGCCAGCTCTTGTGGCTCCATATGAAAGCATGACCTCAAACACGCTGTGGTTGAAGGTGGATGGCATCATGAGTGTCATGCCACAGGACCATGTGATTTTTAGCCATATAATTGTTTAGCGTCCATATAGCACAAATTATAATTTTGAAAACTTACTAATATTAATTTACCAGCTACGGTAATTTGGTTAAAAGCTAATCAGTTGTGTTATTCTtgatttttacaatatttactaaTATTAACTCAGAAAGTTACAAAACTGACTTACTGAGGAAATTCTTTCAGCATATTCTTGCTGTGCTAACACTTAATGTGATTTATCAACACTGTCATATATCAAAAAATTATATCTTCCTGCCTTAGTTTGatcaaaaacactcaaaatatgTTGGACGGTTTTTTGCTTCTGACTTCCTGTTTGGGAGAGGTTTAAGAAGAGCCCACAGTTTCCACTCACAGCGCCTCCTGGTGGCTTTTTTTTGGCGTTACAGATGAAAAACCAATTGGTAGAAAAGACTCAACAAGGCAGGTCAATGTCAGTGAAAGCCTCAGTTAGGGCCTGAAAATGTGCTCTACCAAAGGTTGACCGGAACGCTAAAgggttaaaatgaataaaagcataaataagaggagtgtgcgtgtgtgcgtgcgtgcgtgcgtgcgtgtgtgtgtgtgtgtgtgcagatctACATGCAGCTGAATATCCGGGTGGTTCTGGTTGGTTTGGAGATCTGGACTCAGCAGAACCAGATCAGCACCGACGGAGCGGCTGGAGAAGTCCTGAATCGCTTCACCCAGTGGAGGGAGAAGGAGCTGGTTCCTCGCCGCCGCCATGACTCAGCACAGCTCATCCtgtcagtacacacacacacgctgttgctgttttgtttgttactgCATGTGATTGTATCGTGTAtcaggtgatgatgatggtgatgatgatggtgtctGTGCAGGAGGAAGAATTTCGGACAGACGGCCGGGATGGCGTTCGTCTCCACTGTCTGCTCCAGGAGTCACGGAGGCGGGATCAACGCGGTACGCCACCATGCGTGCAGACTAAATACATTCAGTTTTATGAAACACaccaaaaacattgaaatgattGTTTCTGCGTCTGTGGCGTCGATTTCACTGAATCGCACGTCtgggaaaaagagaaataaaagatcTGGATCCTAATGACAGCTTTAGAAGGAACTCCATCTCCCAGGGTGCATTTCAGTGAGACGTGACTGAACTGTGCTCTGTGTCCTTCAGTTCAACAACAACCTCGTGGTCTCGTTCGCCTCCATCGTGGCTCACGAGCTCGGCCACAACCTCGGCATGAACCACGACGACGGCCGACAGTGCACGTGTCCCACCGGCGCCTGCATCATGAACTCTGGAGCCACGTAAGACGCACACGGCGAGCTACGCCGCACGCTCACACGTGCCCGCACACGCTCACACTCACTCCTAACGCGTCTCCTCTCTGCAGAGGGTCAAAGAACTTCAGCAGCTGTAGCGCCGATGACTTTGAGAAGATGATCCTGCTGACGGGGGGGGCGTGCCTGCTGAACGTCCCGCGGCCCGACGAGGCCTACAGCGCCCCCTACTGTGGAAACAGGCTGGTGGACTTCGGGGAGGAGTGCGACTGTGGCTCAGAGAAGGTGTGATGTGTAGAGGATGAGTTAGACATGCCTTACATTCGATTTGACCCACTTTGATACGACGTGTGCCGAAACAGCGGCGACGCTCCTGGCAGTCAGGGCCCGCCCAGATTCAGTGATTTATTACACAACTCGAGCTACTCGTCAGCGGGAAGTCCAACATCTACGCCGTCCACGTGTTCCACAGCTGTGCGGTGGACCAGCTGGctcccgggccttatgtttgacatccctgtTTTATATTAACGTGTCACTGTTGTTGAGTTTTCctgcacacagaaaatgaagacaaaaaagtTTCGCTTTGTGGGTCATTTTCACGTCTTTGTGCGATTTTTCTAAcgtttaaaatgattttacgCCAGAGACAGAAACTTCCTGTTTAAACCCGGTCACGTGATCGAccacgtgtgtgtctgtgtgtgtgtgcaggagtgTGAGGAGGACCCCTGCTGTGAGTATCGGACCTGTAAGCTGAAGTCTGGAGCTCAGTGTGCGTACGGCGAGTGCTGCTCCAACTGTCAGGTAAACACAGCGAGcctcgtgacacacacacacacacacacactgtgcgtGCGTGTTGGGCTCTGTAACTGTGTGCTTGTGCGTTCAGTTCCTGCCGGGGGGAACCGTGTGTCGCGCCAGCACAGATGAGTGTGACCTGCCTGAGTTCTGTAACGGCTCCTCGTCCTTGTGTCAGAGCGACGTCTTCATCCAGGTGAGGTCCGCTGCATTTACCTGAGCAGGTGAGCTGCTGGCTGAGCTGTACTTCatcacatctgtgtgtgtgtgtgtgtgtgtgtgtgtgtgtgtgtgtgtgtgtgtgtgtgtgtttcagaacGGGCAGTCCTGCAGGAACCAGGAGGCCTACTGTTACAACGGGAAGTGTCAGCACTACGACAGCCAGTGTCAGGCCATCTTTGGAGACAGTACGTACCTCTGTACGACTTCAtcttctctcctctccctcaTTACTCAGCAGCTGACCCCCCCTTCtcgcccctcctcctcctcctcagaggCGAAGGCGGCTCCTGAGCTCTGCTTCAAAGAAGTCAACAGCAAAGGAGATCGCTTCGGCAACTGTGGCTACCTCAACAACGGCTTCAAGAAGTGCGAGagcaggtaacacacacacacacacacacacacttccttaGGGTCCGTCCCAGTGTGAGGAGCTGagactgatgatgtcacaaagTTCAAGTCCCACGCAAGTTAAACGCACCTCCAGCTTTGACCTGATGGTGGCGCTGTGTGATGTGTGCACTCCAAACCGTCACTACACCTGTGTCGCTACCAAACCGGGAAAACCTGAACAAACTCCATCTCCCAGGGTGCATTTCAAAGCCCCGCCCACATGACTGTGCTGTGTTCAGGCGTCTTTCCCACAGTCCGTCTTCGAGCCTCCTCCTGAATCCTCCGATTCTTGTCGAAGTCGCCGCTTCCGTTTTCCTCATCGTGTTTGTTGCCATAGAAACGCCATGTGTGGGAAACTGCAGTGCTCCAACGTTCAGGCGAAGACGGTGTTTGGCATCGAGCCGTCGATCATCAGCACGCCAATCGCCGGAGGGAAATGCTACGGCGTGGACTTCATGCTGGGGTCGGACGTCCCCGACCCCGGGATGGTGAACGAAGGGACCAAGTGTGGAGAGAACAaggtgaggaggagggaggagggaagGGGATGAGGAGTGAACAATGAGGTGTTAAAGCTCGTTTCTTCTTCTGCGGCGCTCAGGTGTGTGTGAACTTTGAGTGCCGCAGCGCCGACGTCCTGAGCTACGATTGCGATGTGCACACCAAATGTCACGGACACGGGGTGAGTCGCCTGCCTGTGCTCCTGCCTACCTGTCTGTCAGGTGAGTCACATGACTCAGGtgtcacctgtctgtgtgtCGCAGGTGTGCAACAGCAACAGGAACTGCCACTGCGACTATGGCTGGGCTCCGCCTTCCTGCGAGTTATCGGGTTACGGTGGAAGCGTTGACAGCGGACCCACGTGGAACGGTATGTCACCTGGAGAACTCTGACTTACCTGAGGGCAGGCGTCCCGTGTTAACGCGCCTCCTGTGTGTGCCCCTCCCCCAGATAAGGACACGTCTCTCAGGGACGGCCTGCTTGTCCTCTTCTTCTTCGTCCTCCCGCTGCTCGCTCTCGGCGTCTTCGTTTTCCTGCGCAGGAACGAGCTGCTGCGGCGACTCGGGCTGAGCCGCAGGAAGAGGTCTCAGGGATATGAGTGAGTGCATGCACACACGCCGCCACGGCCGCAGGAACCACGTGTTCTCTGTGCTGCGTTTAGGGACACTGAATATAATTGTAAACCATTAGCTGCACGTGTGGCGCTGCTCTCACGCTCATGTCTCCCTCAGGGCTGACGGCATggcttcagccaatcacagcaggaGACCGCCTCCCAGAGCGCAACCTCCATCTGTTGCCCGGGGTAACGCCAATAACATCGTCAGAGACGGGGTAAGTTTAGGGTTCACATGAGAGTTTACGTTTTCCCTCGTTTTACACACACCTGCCTCACCTGTCCGTCCAGGTGTGTGATGATGTTTGTAGCATCAGCAGTCGCTCCTGCAGCTTTACCCGGTTTGTTCTGTGTGAGCAGTGAGCGTTACAGAGTGGGCGTGTCTACAGAaggttaaaattaaaaatcttcAGGTGGACACGCCCACAcggcctcctgctgctgctgctgatgatgatgatgatgatgatgttactAATGACACAGATCTGCTGTGACCCTGCTGATCAGGAGGCTGAGAATGGAGACGGTGATGATGCTCTCCCGGTAAGCCTCAGTGTAGAAGCTGAAGTTAGATGTAGTGATGAGCACACCTCAGCACGAGAGCACCAAACACAGTTATTGATCACTGTGTCGTTAGATGACCTCACAGACtggacgatcagctgatcgcttACAATCAGTGACAGACTGTACTAACCAACCGAGCAGCTGATCTGCATCGACCAGCATCTAACTGGAACTGAAGCGGCTGTCTGCACGGGTTATTGATGAGCTGATTAAGCTGTGTGATTAATcactttagtgtgtgtgtgtgtgtgtgtgtgtgtgtgtgttgatggaCTGCATGAGCTCTAACACGCTCTGCTCTCTCTCCATGTGAAGCACCACGCTCAGCTGCTGCCACCACAAGAGGTAAACCCTGCTTACTTCTCATTACCGCTCTAACTACTGCTGCTGATGTAGTGTTAGCTTAGTGCTGCGTGTCTGCAGGTTAATCATCACAGCTGGAAACTAGAAAGCAGCTTTCACTAACCCAATGACATCAGGTAAACTGGGAGAGTCAGACAGGCCAGGTAGATCGGTGTGAGGGTTTGAATGGGACAATGACTCGCAGGTTTACCCAGGTGtacttcctctgtgtgtgttcaggtgGTGGAAACCAGCCGGACAGCTCCTTCCCATGCTCTGAAGCCGCCACCGCCTCCTCTGTAAGAAGTCGCGCACCACCACATGCACCGAAACACAAACCGAAAACAATCTGAGCACAAAAACTGTCAGTCAAACCTGAAATGTGGAAACTTCACTTTCAAACTAAAACTTGtatctttttaaacatttgacgCTACAGCGTATGTTTCcaaaaaatacaactttttgcATTAGCTTCTAAATGATTTGATCTAACTTGATGTTAACTAGTTATAGAAGCTAGCCTTAAGCTAATGGTTCTTAGAAGCTAAATTTAAGCTACTGAGCCTTAGATGCTAACTTGAACTGGACAATTGGACTTAACAGTTAATGGAAGTCAAAGCTGTACCCGTGGCTAATGCCAAATcgactgtatttaaaaataattttaagccaactgtgagcttgctggtTACTAAAATGCAATTTAATTTTAAGCTAAATTGTCTTCTAGTCTTCTAGATTTAATAAACTTAAAAGCTGCATTTAAGCTAAGTGGATGTAAATATGAGCCAGATCAGGGCTCTAggctaactttttgccatgcgTGCACCGGTGCGCCTAACTCAAATTTTTCAACCACatcgcttaacaccgcagttttacatgtgcactttttttgaggggggggaaGTTGcagtccatacagacaatattcatTTCTAAAGTATTAACTATCaatcttgtgcttaaagtgcgtTGGCACTctttgtcaatattgtagaaaatgttaaacatcATCTCGgctcctctgacgacctgtttgctgctgaaaGGCCGTGGGCAGAGGGGACACTCGGGCATTTATcgcagcatataatgtgttttctggacacactgctgctttttcagcattcagaggttgatggcaccgtgtcagagctggctatgaatttcagacggatcaggccttaacttaacaaaaaagttatcaatcgttcttttcatcttttcttatcaCCCTCAGCTGCATCCACTCTgtcaggcctaggctgctcactagggctgggtaccatcactgatttctgtaatcctgggaaactgttcttgaagtacagagagagagagagagctgtgcatgaagtgtgatttttatcgtggtggaagcaaaactgataaaagagggaattcatgacgacattgatcaaatgtgaagcgcagtttgctgcttcttttgctgctggctcggtgggttttggttggagagacaaaacctgcagctcagaatcagcgcaagaAGACGTAAACGCAGCGCGgagccgacgcatcagaatcgctgagctccgacggcgtgtccgtctacgggccGTCAGGTGAGAAAGCCGACAAGACAAAGCTGATcctgatgcgtcgggtctgtgtttacgtctttgtgtggagtccgtgtacctgctcttgaaatagttttgtgagctttaatctgagaatctggcgtttctggcaaaacacagttatatttaaaagtctattcaggatttaatgaatcgatatcgctttattcaagctactcacctcccacttccacctgcactttcaactggaccacggccaatcagagaggtcccgcccctgactatctctgattggtttagtccacgatacgggcaaaatgtgtgtctgttgttgaccacagggaaggttgcagagattttttttttttttgttacccgAACACAATTTGGTGGCACCGGtgcgaccaaatttttttttagtcgcaccactgaaacaTTTGGTCGCACTGAGCCCTGAGCCAGAGGAAGACATTTTGTTCACCCAGTAGCAAACTGACTTAATTCATATATTAACGTTAAAGCTAACTGGACTCAAGAGTAAAGAATTTAAAACTAACTACACACAGACAGTAGCATTAATTTAACTggacaaagaaagaaactagCTAATGTTAAGCTAATCCTAAACTGGATACAGCAGCTTACTCCTAATAGGGCAACACTAGATGGCCATAGATGGATAACATTTATAAGCTAGTCTTTAGAGTGGCTAGGTGCTAAGTGAACCCAGAAGCTAACTGCTGGTGTAGCTGTGTCTCTGCAGCAGTTTGAACTGTGGCGGAGTGATACATCATCTCAAACAGAGCGTGCACGCTGTGGTGTTAGTGGCCAGTCACAATGTaaactctttttcttcttctttcttgcaCAGAAAACCGAAACCTTCTGCTGCGTCTCAACCTCTGGTGCCTCAAAGACCTGCACCCGCGCCTCCTGTTTAACCAATCAGGGGTCTTCTAACGACACCTggatgacccccccccccccttctacTTATCTTCAAACCCTTCCCAGCGAACTCAGAGCTAGTTCCTTAGCAACAGCCAGGAACAATTCTGTAGCCACGATAACCAGCCGGCCAGACTGCACGGCCATCGCAGTGGAATGGACCCAGGTGGACCGGACGAGAAACTTTGCAGAACCTCCAGGAACCCAGCAGGTCCAAGCTGGAGCCGCTGCTGTTCTCTAACCTAACCAGGCAATCGGATTGTCCTGAAAGCACGAgttcttctgattggttggtTTTACGAAGCCTGCTTAAGTATTTTTAAACTTTCTGATTTAGTCATGTGACCTTTCAAACAAAGTATAGCAAGTATAGCAGGCCATGTGGGCctctctctgattggctggtttgTAGTTGTGGGTGGAGCATGTATCTGAGCACTGGTTTGTTTCTATCGTCTGGCTCGCCCTGCGTTCGCTCCCTCGCTCTTCACAGAACTGTAAATCTACGATATGCAAACAGCGTCTGAGCGCGTAGCTCCTCTGGTCTCAGTTCGTCATGCAGCATGGCGCCGTCTCTGCAGGGAACGAACGCTCACTAGGCGAGGCTGCTCTGTATGCCTCTACTGTCCAGGTATTTCCACCAGTTAAAATATGAGTCTGAGCTTGCAAAGCATTCTGGGAACCGTAGGCAGTCACATTTGGTACAAGCAAAGTGGATTAATCTGTCAGAATTGAAACTAAATGAGATGAGTTCAGACCTGCACTGAGAACATGTTCACTACAAGTCTGGGATCAAACTGAACAGCAGTACCTACCAGCTCCTCCCAACAtcgtttatttctttctttcaaagaCTTTAGAAAACACACTCATTCCTGATTATTGTTACCAGTGTGACTGACTCAGTggagctttttttaaatctgtcgcTCTTCTGTTAAGGTTGAAGCTTTTTGTAGATCCACATGTTTCTTCTGGGGGGACACAGACCCCGTTTCAccagtgttttaaaaatgaattatgtCCAGTGGAAGCAGAACTTGAGCAGAAACATGAACTTGGGTGTAGCCTGCTGAGCATTCACAGAATGTGTGACGGCGTCTGAAGGTGGAACAAAGTCCTTGAAATTCTTGGCAATAATGTCCCGAGAGCGTCCACGCTTCCTGTCCCGGGCGAGCAGCGATCACGCTGAACTCTTCCCACA
This genomic stretch from Astatotilapia calliptera chromosome 12, fAstCal1.2, whole genome shotgun sequence harbors:
- the adam9a gene encoding disintegrin and metalloproteinase domain-containing protein 9 isoform X1 produces the protein MKMGGIVELLGISWLLFLLLFIGNGHCRDSHQTEHLSSYQLTVPRPIGGRLRRDVNGRLPNQVSYIISVDGSDRVVHLERNELLLPADFTVFSYSPNGSLVTSTPPVQDHCHYRGFVQGVEGSSVAMSICNGLRGVMHLSVGSYGIEPLDSATDQHLVYRLQDVTSQPRGCQAPHYEHGPNSTERAQASWEEIPHGQHRRVRRAVLHKTHYVELLLVVDNERFNFMSRNATAVREEMVLLANLVDSIYMQLNIRVVLVGLEIWTQQNQISTDGAAGEVLNRFTQWREKELVPRRRHDSAQLILRKNFGQTAGMAFVSTVCSRSHGGGINAFNNNLVVSFASIVAHELGHNLGMNHDDGRQCTCPTGACIMNSGATGSKNFSSCSADDFEKMILLTGGACLLNVPRPDEAYSAPYCGNRLVDFGEECDCGSEKECEEDPCCEYRTCKLKSGAQCAYGECCSNCQFLPGGTVCRASTDECDLPEFCNGSSSLCQSDVFIQNGQSCRNQEAYCYNGKCQHYDSQCQAIFGDKAKAAPELCFKEVNSKGDRFGNCGYLNNGFKKCESRNAMCGKLQCSNVQAKTVFGIEPSIISTPIAGGKCYGVDFMLGSDVPDPGMVNEGTKCGENKVCVNFECRSADVLSYDCDVHTKCHGHGVCNSNRNCHCDYGWAPPSCELSGYGGSVDSGPTWNDKDTSLRDGLLVLFFFVLPLLALGVFVFLRRNELLRRLGLSRRKRSQGYEADGMASANHSRRPPPRAQPPSVARGNANNIVRDGICCDPADQEAENGDGDDALPHHAQLLPPQEVVETSRTAPSHALKPPPPPLKPKPSAASQPLVPQRPAPAPPV
- the adam9a gene encoding disintegrin and metalloproteinase domain-containing protein 9 isoform X2, with the protein product MKMGGIVELLGISWLLFLLLFIGNGHCRDSHQTEHLSSYQLTVPRPIGGRLRRDVNGRLPNQVSYIISVDGSDRVVHLERNELLLPADFTVFSYSPNGSLVTSTPPVQDHCHYRGFVQGVEGSSVAMSICNGLRGVMHLSVGSYGIEPLDSATDQHLVYRLQDVTSQPRGCQAPHYEHGPNSTERAQASWEEIPHGQHRRVRRAVLHKTHYVELLLVVDNERFNFMSRNATAVREEMVLLANLVDSIYMQLNIRVVLVGLEIWTQQNQISTDGAAGEVLNRFTQWREKELVPRRRHDSAQLILRKNFGQTAGMAFVSTVCSRSHGGGINAFNNNLVVSFASIVAHELGHNLGMNHDDGRQCTCPTGACIMNSGATGSKNFSSCSADDFEKMILLTGGACLLNVPRPDEAYSAPYCGNRLVDFGEECDCGSEKECEEDPCCEYRTCKLKSGAQCAYGECCSNCQFLPGGTVCRASTDECDLPEFCNGSSSLCQSDVFIQNGQSCRNQEAYCYNGKCQHYDSQCQAIFGDKAKAAPELCFKEVNSKGDRFGNCGYLNNGFKKCESRNAMCGKLQCSNVQAKTVFGIEPSIISTPIAGGKCYGVDFMLGSDVPDPGMVNEGTKCGENKVCVNFECRSADVLSYDCDVHTKCHGHGVCNSNRNCHCDYGWAPPSCELSGYGGSVDSGPTWNDKDTSLRDGLLVLFFFVLPLLALGVFVFLRRNELLRRLGLSRRKRSQGYEADGMASANHSRRPPPRAQPPSVARGNANNIVRDGHHAQLLPPQEVVETSRTAPSHALKPPPPPLKPKPSAASQPLVPQRPAPAPPV
- the adam9a gene encoding disintegrin and metalloproteinase domain-containing protein 9 isoform X3; protein product: MKMGGIVELLGISWLLFLLLFIGNGHCRDSHQTEHLSSYQLTVPRPIGGRLRRDVNGRLPNQVSYIISVDGSDRVVHLERNELLLPADFTVFSYSPNGSLVTSTPPVQDHCHYRGFVQGVEGSSVAMSICNGLRGVMHLSVGSYGIEPLDSATDQHLVYRLQDVTSQPRGCQAPHYEHGPNSTERAQASWEEIPHGQHRRVRRAVLHKTHYVELLLVVDNERFNFMSRNATAVREEMVLLANLVDSIYMQLNIRVVLVGLEIWTQQNQISTDGAAGEVLNRFTQWREKELVPRRRHDSAQLILRKNFGQTAGMAFVSTVCSRSHGGGINAFNNNLVVSFASIVAHELGHNLGMNHDDGRQCTCPTGACIMNSGATGSKNFSSCSADDFEKMILLTGGACLLNVPRPDEAYSAPYCGNRLVDFGEECDCGSEKECEEDPCCEYRTCKLKSGAQCAYGECCSNCQFLPGGTVCRASTDECDLPEFCNGSSSLCQSDVFIQNGQSCRNQEAYCYNGKCQHYDSQCQAIFGDKAKAAPELCFKEVNSKGDRFGNCGYLNNGFKKCESRNAMCGKLQCSNVQAKTVFGIEPSIISTPIAGGKCYGVDFMLGSDVPDPGMVNEGTKCGENKVCVNFECRSADVLSYDCDVHTKCHGHGVCNSNRNCHCDYGWAPPSCELSGYGGSVDSGPTWNDKDTSLRDGLLVLFFFVLPLLALGVFVFLRRNELLRRLGLSRRKRSQGYEADGMASANHSRRPPPRAQPPSVARGNANNIVRDGVVETSRTAPSHALKPPPPPLKPKPSAASQPLVPQRPAPAPPV